One window of Nocardioides dongkuii genomic DNA carries:
- a CDS encoding metal ABC transporter permease, with product MIELLSYPFMQRALLAAFVTGLAAPVIGTYLVQRRLALLGDGLGHVAVTGVALGLLTGIAPTWTAVVVAVVGAVVIEVIRDRGHTSGDLALALLFYGGLAGGVLITGLAGQTGATLQQYLFGSITSISLTDIWFTLALAVVILLLGLGLLPQLFAVAQDQEFAQVAGVNVRAYNLLVAVLAAVTVTIAMRTVGLLLVSALMIVPVATSQQLARSFRVTVAGAVVVGAGAAVGGLLVSAYLSVHHDVSVAPGPTIVLLALACFIATWPVGAVLRRRQRLVTPFAAEDVEEHEVCEGHAHEHGPDCGHVAVTHGDHVDYVHDGHRHAVHGRHYDEH from the coding sequence GTGATCGAGCTCCTCTCCTACCCCTTCATGCAGCGCGCGCTGCTGGCCGCGTTCGTCACCGGGCTCGCCGCCCCCGTGATCGGCACCTACCTCGTGCAGCGCCGGCTCGCGCTCCTCGGCGACGGGCTCGGCCACGTGGCGGTCACCGGGGTGGCGCTGGGCCTGCTGACCGGGATCGCCCCCACCTGGACCGCCGTGGTCGTCGCCGTCGTCGGCGCGGTCGTCATCGAGGTGATCCGCGACCGCGGGCACACCAGCGGCGACCTCGCACTCGCCCTGCTCTTCTACGGCGGCCTGGCCGGCGGCGTGCTCATCACCGGGCTCGCCGGGCAGACCGGCGCGACGCTGCAGCAGTACCTCTTCGGCTCGATCACCTCGATCTCGCTCACCGACATCTGGTTCACGCTCGCCCTGGCGGTGGTGATCCTGCTGCTCGGCCTCGGCCTGCTCCCCCAGCTCTTCGCGGTCGCCCAGGACCAGGAGTTCGCCCAGGTCGCCGGCGTCAACGTCCGGGCCTACAACCTGCTGGTCGCGGTCCTCGCCGCGGTCACCGTCACGATCGCGATGCGCACCGTGGGACTGCTCCTGGTCTCCGCGCTGATGATCGTCCCGGTCGCGACGTCCCAGCAGCTGGCCCGGTCCTTCCGCGTCACGGTCGCCGGTGCGGTGGTCGTCGGGGCCGGTGCCGCGGTCGGCGGCCTGCTGGTCTCGGCGTACCTCTCGGTGCACCACGACGTCTCCGTCGCCCCCGGCCCGACCATCGTGCTGCTCGCTCTCGCATGCTTCATCGCCACCTGGCCGGTCGGTGCGGTCCTGCGCCGCCGCCAGCGGCTCGTGACGCCGTTCGCCGCCGAGGACGTCGAGGAGCACGAGGTGTGCGAGGGGCACGCCCACGAGCACGGGCCCGACTGCGGCCACGTGGCCGTCACCCACGGCGACCACGTCGACTACGTCCACGACGGGCACCGGCACGCCGTCCACGGGAGGCACTATGACGAGCACTGA
- a CDS encoding Fur family transcriptional regulator has translation MTSTEPPLRPTRQRLAVVEAMASVEDFRSAQEIHELLGDRGEPVGLATVYRTLQRLADAGEVDLLRTEDGEAVYRRCSGTHHHHLVCRDCGRTVEVEGPGVERWTRSIAAEHGFTDVSHTLEIFGTCPGCR, from the coding sequence ATGACGAGCACTGAGCCCCCGCTGCGCCCGACCCGGCAGCGGCTGGCGGTCGTCGAGGCGATGGCCTCCGTCGAGGACTTCCGGTCCGCGCAGGAGATCCACGAGCTGCTCGGCGACCGCGGCGAGCCGGTCGGCCTCGCCACCGTCTACCGCACCCTGCAGCGGCTCGCCGACGCCGGCGAGGTCGACCTGCTGCGCACCGAGGACGGCGAGGCCGTCTACCGCCGCTGCTCCGGCACCCACCACCACCACCTGGTCTGCCGCGACTGCGGCCGCACCGTCGAGGTCGAGGGCCCCGGCGTCGAGCGGTGGACCCGGTCCATCGCCGCCGAGCACGGCTTCACCGACGTCAGCCACACCCTGGAGATCTTCGGCACCTGCCCCGGCTGCCGCTGA
- a CDS encoding GntP family permease — protein sequence MEPIDPAYGTAVLLLIAAASVALLLVLIIVVKLHAFVALVLVSVVTAVAVGFDPAEIPDALLFGFADTLGSVALLVAFGVMLGRLLEVTGGAQVLADRLISRFGEKRAPLALGVASLLFGFPIFFDAGLVVFLPVIFTVARRFGGSVLAYALPSAGAFAAMHAVVPPHPGPVAAAEQIGADIGLTLVLGVPIAVLAWYVGVLLVSRVMAARVHVAVTDAVLGQVMSAEEDEDAGRRPPSFATVLALLLLPMVLISFDTVLATLASADVVDEEAGWVAALSLLGQTSVALLLTVLAAIVVLGRPRVSMARISELFDQALGPVCSIILITGAGGMFGGILELSGIGAALSGSLSDLGFSLIVQAFVIATLLRVAQGSATVAITTTAGLIAASVDEANLGDLQLTLLVVAIAAGATVLSHVNDSGFWLVGRFFGMDVPTTLKTWTVLETTLGLSVFAIALGIWVVV from the coding sequence GTGGAGCCCATCGACCCGGCGTACGGGACCGCGGTGCTGCTGCTCATCGCCGCCGCGTCCGTCGCCCTCCTGCTCGTCCTCATCATCGTCGTCAAGCTGCACGCCTTCGTCGCGCTGGTGCTCGTCAGCGTCGTGACGGCGGTGGCGGTCGGCTTCGACCCGGCGGAGATCCCCGACGCCCTGCTCTTCGGGTTCGCGGACACGCTCGGGTCCGTGGCGCTCCTGGTCGCCTTCGGCGTGATGCTGGGGCGGCTGCTGGAGGTGACCGGCGGGGCCCAGGTCCTCGCCGACCGGCTGATCTCCCGGTTCGGGGAGAAGCGGGCCCCGCTGGCCCTGGGCGTCGCGTCGCTGCTGTTCGGGTTCCCGATCTTCTTCGACGCCGGGCTGGTGGTGTTCCTCCCGGTCATCTTCACCGTCGCGCGCCGGTTCGGGGGCTCGGTGCTCGCCTACGCGCTGCCGTCGGCGGGGGCCTTCGCGGCCATGCACGCGGTCGTGCCGCCGCACCCCGGCCCGGTCGCCGCGGCGGAGCAGATCGGCGCCGACATCGGGCTCACGCTGGTGCTGGGCGTGCCGATCGCCGTCCTCGCCTGGTACGTCGGCGTGCTGCTGGTCTCCCGCGTGATGGCGGCGCGCGTCCACGTCGCCGTCACCGACGCGGTGCTCGGCCAGGTGATGAGCGCCGAGGAGGACGAGGACGCCGGCCGCCGGCCGCCGTCGTTCGCGACCGTGCTCGCGCTCCTGCTGCTGCCGATGGTGCTGATCTCCTTCGACACGGTGCTGGCGACGCTCGCGTCCGCCGACGTGGTCGACGAGGAGGCCGGGTGGGTCGCGGCGCTGTCGCTGCTCGGCCAGACCTCGGTCGCGCTGCTGCTCACGGTGCTGGCGGCGATCGTCGTGCTCGGGCGCCCGCGGGTGTCGATGGCCCGGATCAGCGAGCTGTTCGACCAGGCCCTCGGCCCGGTCTGCTCGATCATCCTGATCACCGGCGCCGGCGGCATGTTCGGCGGCATCCTCGAGCTCTCCGGCATCGGCGCCGCCCTCAGCGGCTCGCTCTCGGACCTCGGGTTCTCGCTGATCGTGCAGGCGTTCGTGATCGCGACGCTGCTCCGCGTCGCCCAGGGCTCGGCGACCGTCGCCATCACCACCACGGCGGGACTGATCGCCGCCTCGGTCGACGAGGCCAACCTCGGCGACCTGCAGCTCACCCTCCTGGTCGTCGCCATCGCCGCCGGCGCGACCGTCCTCTCCCACGTCAACGACTCGGGGTTCTGGCTGGTCGGCCGCTTCTTCGGCATGGACGTCCCCACGACCCTGAAGACCTGGACCGTGCTGGAGACGACGCTCGGCCTCTCGGTGTTCGCGATCGCCCTGGGGATCTGGGTCGTCGTCTGA
- a CDS encoding SDR family oxidoreductase has translation MTERVVVVVGAGPGVSGSLARRYAAEGWSVALVGRDGEALAALADQVRAAGAEVATEVADLTDTEAARLALVRLADWFGRVDVLHVNPSAYREKDPLELTVAELLADVALGVGVLLTAVQTLRPYLGAGSRVTVTGSMAADRPWHRAASLGVQKAGVRNLVQSLDATLRPDGIRAVSVTVRGTLAPDGPFSPDRVAEALVAAARQDEDVWSAEVAYSG, from the coding sequence ATGACGGAGCGCGTGGTGGTCGTGGTCGGAGCGGGGCCGGGCGTCAGCGGGTCGCTGGCCCGGAGGTACGCCGCGGAGGGCTGGTCGGTCGCGCTGGTGGGGAGGGACGGCGAGGCGCTCGCCGCGCTCGCCGACCAGGTGCGCGCGGCCGGGGCCGAGGTGGCGACCGAGGTCGCCGACCTCACCGACACCGAGGCGGCCCGCCTGGCCCTGGTCCGGCTCGCCGACTGGTTCGGTCGCGTCGACGTGCTGCACGTCAACCCGAGCGCCTACCGGGAGAAGGACCCGCTCGAGCTCACCGTCGCCGAGCTGCTCGCCGACGTCGCGCTGGGCGTGGGCGTGCTGCTCACGGCGGTCCAGACGCTGCGGCCCTACCTCGGCGCGGGGAGCAGGGTCACCGTCACCGGCAGCATGGCCGCCGACCGGCCCTGGCACCGCGCGGCCTCGCTCGGCGTCCAGAAGGCGGGGGTGCGCAACCTCGTGCAGAGCCTGGACGCCACCTTGCGGCCCGACGGGATCCGGGCGGTCTCGGTCACCGTGCGCGGCACCCTCGCGCCGGACGGCCCGTTCAGCCCCGACCGGGTGGCGGAGGCGCTGGTCGCCGCGGCGCGCCAGGACGAGGACGTCTGGAGCGCCGAGGTCGCCTACTCGGGCTGA
- a CDS encoding MFS transporter, whose amino-acid sequence MPRTVPRGSRPITFAVLAVSVASFVLLQSLVVPVLTETQREFDTDQATVTWVLTAYLLSASICTPLLGRLGDAVGKRRMLVITLSALAVGSLAAALAPSIGWLIAARVVQGAGGGVLPLAFGIIRDEFQERMTTAISVLSSLTAVGFGAGIVVAGPIVGSLGYDWLFWIPMIATSLAALAALLFIPESPVRTPGRMPVVPAILLSVWLIALLLALSEGNAWGWLSGRVLGLFAVAVLVAAAWVVVERRVPVPMIDMDMMRLRGVWTTNLVALFVGFGMFASFGFLPQFLQTPASAGYGFDATITESGRLLVPSAIASFIMGFATARLVRALGARVVIGTGAVLTAAAFFSVALWHDATWQLYAATTVQGVGSGLVFASLAGVVVTSVPPAQTGVASGMNANIRTIGGSIGSAMMAGIVTAKVDDLGIPVERGYTVGFFVLGCGLLLAAAAAAFVPNTHRQSTSGPLEDADNAELGFVPAASPGQR is encoded by the coding sequence GTGCCACGCACCGTCCCCCGCGGCAGCCGTCCGATCACCTTCGCCGTCCTCGCGGTCTCGGTGGCGTCCTTCGTGCTGCTGCAGTCGCTCGTCGTCCCCGTGCTCACCGAGACCCAGCGCGAGTTCGACACCGACCAGGCGACCGTGACCTGGGTGCTGACCGCGTACCTGCTCTCGGCGTCCATCTGCACCCCGCTGCTGGGCCGTCTCGGCGACGCCGTCGGGAAGCGCCGGATGCTCGTGATCACCCTCTCCGCGCTGGCCGTCGGGTCACTGGCGGCCGCCCTGGCGCCCAGCATCGGCTGGCTGATCGCCGCCCGCGTGGTGCAGGGCGCCGGCGGCGGGGTGCTCCCCCTCGCCTTCGGCATCATCCGCGACGAGTTCCAGGAGCGGATGACGACCGCGATCAGCGTGCTGTCCTCGCTGACCGCCGTCGGCTTCGGCGCCGGCATCGTCGTGGCCGGCCCGATCGTCGGGTCGCTCGGCTACGACTGGCTCTTCTGGATCCCGATGATCGCCACCAGCCTGGCGGCGCTCGCGGCCCTGCTGTTCATCCCGGAGTCCCCGGTGCGCACCCCCGGCCGGATGCCGGTGGTGCCGGCGATCCTGCTCTCCGTCTGGCTGATCGCCCTGCTGCTCGCGCTGAGCGAGGGCAACGCGTGGGGCTGGCTGTCCGGCCGCGTGCTGGGCCTGTTCGCGGTCGCCGTCCTCGTCGCCGCGGCGTGGGTGGTCGTCGAGCGCCGGGTCCCCGTGCCGATGATCGACATGGACATGATGCGGCTGCGCGGCGTCTGGACGACGAACCTGGTCGCGCTGTTCGTGGGCTTCGGCATGTTCGCCTCGTTCGGGTTCCTCCCGCAGTTCCTGCAGACCCCCGCGTCCGCCGGGTACGGCTTCGACGCGACCATCACCGAGTCCGGTCGGCTGCTGGTGCCCTCGGCGATCGCCAGCTTCATCATGGGCTTCGCCACCGCCCGGCTGGTGCGCGCGCTCGGCGCCCGCGTGGTGATCGGCACCGGCGCGGTGCTGACCGCCGCGGCGTTCTTCTCGGTCGCCCTGTGGCACGACGCCACCTGGCAGCTGTACGCCGCGACCACGGTCCAGGGCGTCGGGTCCGGGCTGGTCTTCGCCAGCCTCGCGGGGGTCGTGGTGACCTCGGTCCCGCCGGCGCAGACCGGCGTGGCCAGCGGCATGAACGCCAACATCCGCACCATCGGCGGCTCCATCGGCTCCGCGATGATGGCCGGCATCGTGACCGCCAAGGTCGACGACCTCGGCATCCCGGTCGAGCGCGGCTACACCGTCGGGTTCTTCGTCCTCGGCTGCGGCCTGCTGCTCGCGGCCGCCGCGGCGGCGTTCGTCCCGAACACGCACCGGCAGTCGACGAGCGGTCCGCTCGAGGACGCCGACAACGCCGAGCTCGGCTTCGTCCCGGCAGCGAGCCCCGGTCAGAGGTAG
- a CDS encoding GroES family chaperonin: MTDKTPIKMLHDRILVEVDRDAGERKSTGGIVIPATAAMGARRLSWSKVVAVGPQARAIEAGDRVLFDAEDKAEVEVHGETYVVLRERDVHAVAADRLADEATGLYL, encoded by the coding sequence ATGACCGACAAGACTCCCATCAAGATGCTGCACGACCGCATCCTCGTGGAGGTCGATCGCGACGCCGGGGAGCGCAAGTCGACGGGCGGCATCGTCATCCCCGCGACCGCCGCCATGGGCGCCCGCCGGCTGTCCTGGTCCAAGGTCGTCGCCGTCGGCCCGCAGGCGCGGGCGATCGAGGCCGGCGACCGGGTGCTCTTCGACGCCGAGGACAAGGCAGAGGTCGAGGTCCACGGCGAGACGTACGTCGTCCTGCGCGAGCGCGACGTGCACGCGGTGGCGGCCGACCGGCTCGCCGACGAGGCCACCGGCCTCTACCTCTGA
- a CDS encoding DUF3618 domain-containing protein: MSKDNDTSSLEREIEEAREHLATTIDQLLYRSSPKTIANREIASLKAHFVDPATGQPRTDNILKVAGAVLGAVVLVVVVRKVVK, translated from the coding sequence GTGAGCAAGGACAACGACACGTCGTCCCTCGAGCGTGAGATCGAGGAGGCGCGCGAGCATCTGGCCACCACGATCGACCAGCTCCTCTACCGGTCGAGCCCCAAGACGATCGCCAACCGCGAGATCGCCTCGCTGAAGGCGCACTTCGTCGACCCGGCGACCGGTCAGCCGCGCACCGACAACATCCTCAAGGTCGCGGGCGCCGTGCTCGGCGCCGTCGTCCTGGTCGTGGTCGTCCGGAAGGTCGTCAAGTAG
- a CDS encoding energy-coupling factor ABC transporter ATP-binding protein has translation MTTPVLDVRGLAYAYPDGHQALYGVDLHVHRGERVAMLGPNGAGKTTLVLHLNGILTAGAGTVEVSGLPVAKPHLAEVRRRVGIVFQDPDDQLFMGTVRQDVAFGPANLGVRGAELDRRVLAALEQVGMAEHADRPPHHLSFGQRRRVAVATVLVMEPEVLVLDEPSSNLDPASRRELADILRSLDVTVLMVTHDLPYALELCPRSVVLSGGTVVADGATYDVLTDDALMRAHRLELPFGFDPRTTRPAPPQG, from the coding sequence GTGACCACGCCGGTGCTCGACGTACGCGGCCTGGCCTACGCCTACCCCGACGGCCACCAGGCGCTGTACGGCGTCGACCTGCACGTCCACCGCGGGGAGCGGGTCGCCATGCTCGGCCCGAACGGCGCCGGCAAGACCACCCTGGTGCTGCACCTGAACGGGATCCTCACCGCCGGCGCGGGCACCGTCGAGGTCAGCGGCCTGCCGGTCGCCAAGCCGCACCTCGCCGAGGTACGCCGGCGCGTCGGCATCGTCTTCCAGGACCCCGACGACCAGCTGTTCATGGGGACGGTGCGCCAGGACGTCGCGTTCGGGCCGGCCAACCTCGGGGTGCGCGGCGCCGAGCTGGACCGGCGGGTGCTCGCCGCGCTGGAGCAGGTCGGGATGGCCGAGCACGCCGACCGGCCGCCGCACCACCTCTCCTTCGGCCAGCGGCGCCGGGTCGCGGTCGCGACCGTGCTGGTCATGGAGCCGGAGGTCCTGGTGCTCGACGAGCCGTCCTCCAACCTCGACCCCGCCTCGCGGCGCGAGCTCGCCGACATCCTGCGCTCGCTCGACGTGACGGTGCTGATGGTCACCCACGACCTGCCGTACGCCCTGGAGCTCTGCCCGCGCTCGGTCGTGCTCAGCGGCGGGACGGTGGTCGCCGACGGCGCGACGTACGACGTGCTGACCGACGACGCGCTGATGCGCGCCCACCGGCTGGAGCTCCCGTTCGGCTTCGACCCGCGCACCACGCGCCCGGCCCCGCCGCAAGGTTGA
- the cbiQ gene encoding cobalt ECF transporter T component CbiQ: protein MGAGHGHRLHYHGHSPLHRAPAHLKLLALLAFVLAVVATPREWYAAYAGFLAVLLGVIALSGVPFGYLAKRMVVEVPFVVFAVLMPFVATGPRTEVLGLSVSEPGLLAAWGLLAKGTLGVLASLTMAATTEPTAVLAGLQRLRMPELIVQIMGFMIRYLDVVTAEMGRMLTSMRSRGCEPRSPRHWPALARSLGALFIRSYERGERVHLAMVSRGYTGRLPETRDAA from the coding sequence GTGGGCGCCGGCCACGGCCACCGGCTGCACTACCACGGCCACAGCCCCCTCCACCGGGCGCCGGCGCACCTCAAGCTGCTGGCCCTGCTGGCGTTCGTGCTGGCCGTCGTGGCCACCCCCCGCGAGTGGTACGCCGCGTACGCCGGGTTCCTCGCCGTCCTGCTGGGCGTGATCGCGCTGAGCGGGGTGCCGTTCGGCTACCTGGCGAAGCGGATGGTGGTCGAGGTGCCGTTCGTGGTGTTCGCGGTGCTGATGCCGTTCGTGGCGACCGGCCCGCGCACCGAGGTGCTCGGGCTGAGCGTCTCCGAGCCGGGGCTGCTCGCCGCGTGGGGGCTGCTCGCCAAGGGCACCCTCGGCGTCCTCGCGTCGCTGACGATGGCCGCGACCACCGAGCCCACCGCGGTCCTGGCCGGCCTGCAGCGGCTCCGGATGCCCGAGCTGATCGTGCAGATCATGGGCTTCATGATCCGCTACCTCGACGTGGTCACCGCCGAGATGGGGCGGATGCTGACCTCGATGCGGTCCCGCGGCTGCGAGCCCCGCTCGCCGCGGCACTGGCCGGCGCTGGCGCGCTCGCTCGGCGCGCTGTTCATCCGCAGCTACGAGCGCGGCGAGCGCGTGCACCTCGCGATGGTCTCGCGCGGCTACACCGGCCGCCTCCCGGAGACCCGGGACGCCGCGTGA
- a CDS encoding PDGLE domain-containing protein, producing MRSRRFFAVALVVALLVAGVASYYASSHPDGLEHVAEQTGFLDSAEDSPVADSPLADYQTEGVEDERLSGGLAGVLGVLLVLALAGGLAWAVRRRGPTAAPHADTVTDAPQKDEAAR from the coding sequence ATGAGGTCGCGCCGCTTCTTCGCCGTCGCCCTCGTGGTCGCGCTCCTCGTCGCCGGGGTCGCCAGCTACTACGCCAGCAGCCACCCCGACGGGCTCGAGCACGTCGCCGAGCAGACCGGGTTCCTCGACTCCGCGGAGGACTCGCCCGTCGCGGACAGCCCGCTCGCCGACTACCAGACCGAGGGGGTCGAGGACGAGCGCCTCAGCGGCGGCCTGGCCGGCGTGCTCGGGGTGCTGCTCGTCCTGGCCCTGGCCGGCGGGCTCGCCTGGGCGGTACGCCGCCGCGGCCCGACGGCCGCGCCCCACGCCGACACAGTGACCGACGCGCCCCAGAAGGACGAGGCAGCCCGCTAG
- a CDS encoding energy-coupling factor ABC transporter permease has protein sequence MHVPDGFLDVPTSAATGVVAVAAVGIALRRARHELDDRTAPMAGLVAAFVFAAQMINFPVGAGTSGHLMGGALAAVLVGPWTAVLCLAVVLLVQGLFMADGGISALGTNITLIGLVTVVVGWFVFRGLRAVLPRRLGVVAPAAAIAALVSVPVAAAVFTLLFAVGGQVPIDTGTVLTAMLGWHVLIGLGEALITGLVVGAVVTARPDLVHGARSLLATRELEIRTVPA, from the coding sequence GTGCACGTGCCTGACGGCTTCCTCGACGTCCCGACGTCGGCCGCGACCGGCGTGGTCGCCGTCGCCGCCGTCGGCATCGCCCTCCGCCGGGCGCGCCACGAGCTCGACGACCGGACCGCGCCGATGGCCGGCCTGGTCGCGGCGTTCGTCTTCGCCGCCCAGATGATCAACTTCCCGGTGGGGGCCGGCACCAGCGGCCACCTGATGGGCGGCGCGCTCGCCGCCGTGCTGGTCGGGCCTTGGACCGCGGTCCTGTGCCTGGCGGTCGTCCTCCTCGTGCAGGGCCTGTTCATGGCCGACGGCGGCATCTCGGCCCTCGGCACGAACATCACCCTGATCGGCCTGGTGACGGTCGTCGTCGGCTGGTTCGTCTTCCGCGGGCTCCGCGCCGTCCTGCCCCGCCGGCTCGGCGTGGTCGCCCCCGCCGCCGCGATCGCGGCGCTGGTCTCGGTGCCCGTGGCCGCCGCGGTCTTCACCCTGCTCTTCGCGGTCGGCGGCCAGGTGCCCATCGACACCGGCACCGTGCTGACCGCGATGCTCGGCTGGCACGTCCTGATCGGCCTCGGCGAGGCCCTCATCACCGGCCTGGTGGTCGGCGCGGTCGTCACCGCCCGCCCCGACCTGGTGCACGGCGCCCGCAGCCTGCTCGCCACCCGCGAGCTCGAGATCCGGACGGTGCCGGCATGA
- the bcp gene encoding thioredoxin-dependent thiol peroxidase, translated as MTLPSRLAPGDTAPEFTLTDDTGTEVGLSDFLGRKVIVYFYPSAMTPGCTKQACDFTDSLDSLRAEGYEVVGISPDPPEKLAKFREKEHLTIRLLSDPDKTVLREYGAFGEKKLYGKTVEGVIRSTVVVDEDGKVFLAQYNVKATGHVAKLRRDLEANSAGPEEPHAGKN; from the coding sequence GTGACCCTTCCCTCGCGCCTCGCCCCGGGCGACACCGCCCCGGAGTTCACGCTCACCGACGACACCGGCACCGAGGTCGGGCTCTCGGACTTCCTCGGCCGCAAGGTGATCGTGTACTTCTACCCCTCGGCGATGACGCCCGGCTGCACCAAGCAGGCGTGCGACTTCACCGACTCGCTCGACTCGCTCCGTGCCGAGGGCTACGAGGTCGTGGGCATCTCCCCCGACCCGCCGGAGAAGCTCGCGAAGTTCCGCGAGAAGGAGCACCTCACGATCCGGCTGCTCTCCGACCCCGACAAGACCGTGCTGCGCGAGTACGGCGCGTTCGGCGAGAAGAAGCTGTACGGCAAGACCGTCGAGGGCGTCATCCGCTCGACCGTCGTCGTCGACGAGGACGGCAAGGTCTTCCTCGCGCAGTACAACGTCAAGGCCACCGGCCACGTCGCCAAGCTCCGCCGCGACCTCGAGGCCAACTCCGCCGGCCCCGAGGAGCCCCACGCCGGCAAGAACTGA
- a CDS encoding 1-acyl-sn-glycerol-3-phosphate acyltransferase codes for MNRHFLVRRTFARVALRLSRWRTAGTVPPRGVLVGAPHTSNWDWVLTLLLAWDSSVQIRLLVKKEFFRGPLGPLLRSTGAVSLDRENPGATIRELIADAATDESFLLGIAAEGTRSRSDHWKSGFHRIARQTGLPITLAYVDAPSRTVGWGPTFAPTDDLVADMDRVRAFYADKRGIRPELATEPRLREETRGVE; via the coding sequence GTGAACCGACACTTCCTCGTCCGCCGTACCTTCGCGCGGGTCGCGCTCCGCCTGTCCCGGTGGCGTACGGCGGGGACGGTGCCCCCGCGGGGCGTCCTCGTCGGCGCCCCGCACACCTCCAACTGGGACTGGGTGCTCACCCTGCTCCTGGCGTGGGACAGCAGCGTGCAGATCCGGCTGCTGGTGAAGAAGGAGTTCTTCCGCGGCCCGCTCGGTCCCCTCCTGCGGTCCACCGGCGCGGTCTCGCTGGACCGGGAGAACCCCGGCGCGACCATCCGCGAGCTGATCGCGGACGCCGCCACCGACGAGTCGTTCCTGCTCGGCATCGCCGCCGAGGGCACCCGCTCGCGCTCCGACCACTGGAAGTCCGGCTTCCACCGGATCGCCCGGCAGACCGGGCTGCCCATCACGCTCGCGTACGTCGACGCGCCGAGCCGCACCGTCGGCTGGGGGCCGACCTTCGCCCCCACCGACGACCTGGTCGCCGACATGGACCGGGTCCGCGCCTTCTACGCCGACAAGCGCGGCATCCGCCCCGAGCTCGCCACCGAGCCGCGCCTGCGCGAGGAGACCCGCGGCGTCGAGTGA
- a CDS encoding SDR family NAD(P)-dependent oxidoreductase, translated as MDSPTQSQGLALVTGASSGIGLALARQLVGHGFDLVVAAEDQGIHEAGAALGAGQRLVIPVQVDLTVPEQVEHLWQQVTDLGRLEVAVLNAGVGVGGRFAETALERHLNLVDLNVRSTVHLAKRAVDHFVAQGRGRILVTASIAAVAPGPYHATYAASKAFGHSFAEGIREELSGTGVTVTSLMPGPTDTDFFRRADMLDTPIGQGRKDDPNDVARDGFAAMMAGKPHVVAGSLKNRVMAEAATHLPDRIGTKAMAAQTKPRKDR; from the coding sequence ATGGACTCCCCCACCCAGAGCCAGGGGCTCGCACTCGTCACCGGCGCCTCCAGCGGCATCGGGCTGGCGCTCGCCCGGCAGCTGGTCGGCCACGGCTTCGACCTTGTCGTCGCCGCCGAGGACCAGGGCATCCACGAGGCCGGCGCCGCGCTGGGCGCGGGGCAGCGGCTGGTGATCCCGGTCCAGGTCGACCTCACCGTGCCCGAGCAGGTCGAGCACCTGTGGCAGCAGGTCACCGACCTCGGGCGCCTCGAGGTCGCCGTCCTCAACGCCGGGGTGGGGGTCGGCGGCCGGTTCGCCGAGACCGCGCTCGAGCGGCACCTGAACCTCGTCGACCTCAACGTCCGCTCGACCGTCCACCTCGCCAAGCGGGCCGTGGACCACTTCGTCGCCCAGGGCCGCGGCCGGATCCTGGTCACCGCCTCGATCGCCGCGGTCGCGCCGGGCCCGTACCACGCGACGTACGCCGCCTCGAAGGCCTTCGGGCACTCGTTCGCGGAGGGGATCCGCGAGGAGCTGTCCGGGACCGGCGTGACCGTCACGTCGCTGATGCCGGGACCCACCGACACCGACTTCTTCCGGCGGGCCGACATGCTCGACACCCCGATCGGCCAGGGCAGGAAGGACGACCCGAACGACGTGGCGCGCGACGGGTTCGCGGCGATGATGGCCGGCAAGCCGCACGTGGTCGCCGGCTCGCTGAAGAACCGGGTGATGGCCGAGGCGGCCACCCACCTGCCCGACCGGATCGGCACCAAGGCGATGGCCGCGCAGACCAAGCCCCGCAAGGACCGCTGA